A stretch of the Haliaeetus albicilla chromosome 17, bHalAlb1.1, whole genome shotgun sequence genome encodes the following:
- the TBX18 gene encoding T-box transcription factor TBX18 produces the protein MADKRRSSPGTTMSLKAHAFSVEALIGAEKQQQQQQPPPPRQPKRRKLGGEDEAAEDEGGSGCCGKSSPATTATATTGRTCGDMELGCAARAPAGGCEEGFPAASPAASPGGSPRGSRPGSPPPTPQAPRVDLQGAELWKRFHEIGTEMIITKAGRRMFPAMRVKISGLDPHQQYYIAMDIVPVDNKRYRYVYHSSKWMVAGNADSPVPPRVYIHPDSPASGETWMRQVISFDKLKLTNNELDDQGHIILHSMHKYQPRVHVIRKDCGDDLSPVKPIPSGEGVKAFSFPETVFTTVTAYQNQQITRLKIDRNPFAKGFRDSGRNRMGLEALVESYAFWRPSLRTLTFEDIPGIPKQGNTGSSTLLQGSGSGVPSTHPHLLPGSPCSSPAFHLSPNTSQLCSLAPADYTACARSGLTLNRYSTSLAETYNRLTNQTSETFAPPRTPSYVGVSSSTTVNMSMSGNDGDAFSCPQTGLSMQISGMSPQLQYIMPSPSSNAFTTNQTHQGSYNTFRLHSPCALYGYNFSTSPKLAASPEKIVSSQGSFLGSSPSGTMTDRQMLPPVEGVHLLSSGGQQNFFDSRTLGSLTLSSSQVSAHMV, from the exons atGGCCGACAAGCGGCGGTCCTCGCCCGGCACCACCATGAGCCTGAAGGCTCACGCCTTCTCCGTGGAGGCGCTCATCGGGGCcgagaagcagcagcagcagcagcagccgccgccgccgcggcagCCCAAGCGGCGGAAGCTGGGCGGCGAGGACGAGGCGGCGGAGGACGAAGGGGGCAGCGGCTGCTGCGGCAAGAGCTCCCCCGCCACCACCGCCACCGCCACCACCGGCAGGACCTGCGGCGACATGGAGCTGGGCTGCGCCGCCCGCGCCCCCGCCG GCGGCTGCGAGGAGGGCTTCCCGGCGGCCTCCCCGGCCGCCTCCCCCGGCGGCTCCCCCAGGGGTTCGAGGCCCGGTTCGCCGCCGCCCACGCCGCAGGCGCCGCGGGTGGACCTGCAGGGCGCCGAGCTCTGGAAGCGCTTCCACGAGATCGGCACCGAGATGATCATCACCAAGGCGGGAAG GCGGATGTTTCCCGCAATGAGAGTGAAGATCTCAGGTTTAGACCCACATCAGCAGTATTATATTGCTATGGATATTGTGCCAGTGGATAACAAAAGATACAG gtATGTTTATCATAGCTCCAAGTGGATGGTGGCTGGTAATGCTGACTCCCCGGTACCGCCTCGTGTTTATATTCACCCTGATTCACCCGCCTCCGGGGAGACGTGGATGAGACAAGTGATCAGCTTCGACAAACTGAAGCTTACCAATAACGAGCTGGACGATCAAGGGCAT ATTATCCTTCACTCTATGCATAAATATCAGCCTCGTGTCCACGTCATCCGAAAAGACTGTGGAGATGATCTGTCCCCCGTCAAGCCTATCCCTTCAGGAGAAGGGGTGAAAGCCTTCTCCTTTCCAGAGACAGTTTTCACTACTGTCACAGCGTACCAAAATCAACAG ATAACTCGTCTGAAGATTGATAGGAATCCATTCGCCAAAGGGTTTAGAGATTCAGGACGTAACAG AATGGGACTGGAAGCTCTGGTAGAGTCTTACGCCTTCTGGAGACCTTCGCTGAGGACACTTACATTTGAAGATATACCTGGGATACCCAAACAAG GAAACACAGGTTCCTCTACTTTACTCCAGGGATCTGGCAGTGGAGTGCCATCTACCCACCCTCACCTTTTACCGGGTTCCCCTTGCTCATCTCCAGCCTTCCACCTCAGTCCCAACACTAGCCAGCTCTGTAGCCTTGCTCCAGCTGACTACACAGCTTGTGCCCGCTCAGGCTTGACCCTGAACAGATACAGCACTTCTTTGGCTGAAACCTACAACAGGCTCACAAACCAAACCAGTGAGACGTTTGCACCCCCGAGGACTCCCTCCTATGTCGGTGTGTCGAGTAGCACAACTGTGAATATGTCTATGAGTGGCAACGATGGGGATGCATTCAGCTGCCCGCAGACTGGCTTATCTATGCAGATTTCAGGGATGTCTCCACAGCTCCAGTACATCATGCCATCCCCATCCAGCAATGCCTTCACCACTAATCAAACCCACCAAGGCTCCTACAACACGTTCAGACTGCACAGCCCCTGTGCGCTCTATGGATATAACTTTTCCACATCCCCTAAACTGGCTGCCAGTCCTGAGAAAATCGTTTCTTCCCAAGGAAGTTTCTTGGGGTCCTCGCCAAGTGGAACCATGACGGATCGGCAGATGTTGCCCCCTGTGGAAGGAGTGCACTTACTTAGCAGTGGGGGGCAGCAGAATTTCTTTGACTCTAGGACCCTAGGAAGCTTAACACTCTCGTCTTCTCAAGTGTCTGCACATATGGTTTGA